From the Deltaproteobacteria bacterium genome, the window GCCGATGGCGAGCACGGGCGCGCCGCGGGCGGCGGCAAGCACGACGCCGCTCATGCCCGGCGCACTCAATTCCAAGCTGCCGCCGAGCAAAGCTTGAATATTCGTTCCACTGGAAGCGATGTAGACCAGTTGGACGTCGAGACCGTATTTTTTGAACATGCCGGTCTCGTGGGCCATCCAGACGCTGGCAACGGTGGGGCTGATGGCGGAGTAGGAAAGGCGCAAAGGCGCCGCGCCCACATCGCTTCGTAGTAACCCACAAACAATCATCGAGAGCCAAATCCGTTTCATGGCGCCGAGTGTATCTATGTCGGCGACAAAATTCGAGAGGGAGACTTCCCGCGGTTGCAACTTGGCAAGCGAGTTTTCGCGATCATAGGAAGTTTCACCGGCCCAAACTCGCGGCGCCGAGCTTTTGCTATGGCATGCCGGTTGCGCTATCTATACAAAAACGACGCTGTGGTATCGGCAGGATAGTTGACTCGTTTGGCTGTTAAAATCATTGGAGGCATCATGAAAGCAAAAATTCTGAGCTTGATAATTGGGCTCTTATTGTGCGGCGCGACGCAAGTAATTGCACAAAAGTATCCCGACAAAGTGATCACGATAGTCGTGCCGTTCGCCGCCGGCGGGCCGACCGACACGGTGGCGCGTTTGATGGCTGTGCCGATGTCCAAGATGCTTGGCCAACAGCTCATCGTTGAGAACACGCTCGGTGCCGGCGGCACTATCGGCGCCAACCGGGTGGCTAAGGCCGCGCCTGACGGCTATACCTTGCTGCTGCACCATATCGGCATGTCTACCGCGCCGGGGCTATATCGCAAGCTTCCCTATAACCCAATGACCGACTTTGAGCATATTGGATTGATCAACGAAGTGCCCATGACTTTCGTTGCGAAGAAAGATTTTCCCGCCAATGATCTGAAGGAGCTGATTGCCTACGTCAAAGCCAACAAGGAAAAGATCAATCTGGCCAACGCTGGCATCGGCGCGGCTTCCCACCTATGCGGCATGTTGTTCATGAGCGCGATCAATACCGATCTGACCACGGTGCCCTACAACGGCACGGCGCCGGCGATGAACGATCTGCTGGGCGGCCAAGTCGATTTGATGTGCGATCAAACCACCAATACCACGAGCCAGATCAGGGCCGAGAAGATCAAAGTCTATGGTGTGACCACCAAGAAGCGCTTAGCTTCTTTGCCCAATGTGCCGACCATGGATGAAGCGGGCATGAAAGGCTTCGAAGTTTCGGTATGGCATGGACTTTACGCCCCCAAGGCGACGCCCAAGCCGGTGGTCGATGCTTTGGTCAAGGCGCTGCAGTTCGCCCTCAAAGACAGCGTAGTCAAGGAACGTTTCGCCGACCTGGGCACGGAACCGGTGGCCGAGAACCGGGCGACACCGGCGGCGCTGCACGACCACCTCAAGGCCGAGATCGACAAATGGACGCCGATCATCAAAAAGGCCGGTGCGTTCGCGGATTGAGTTGTGGGGTCTCAATAGAATTAGAAAAAAGGTCGGGCTCTACCCGGCCTTTTTTTTGGAATAGCTAATTTCTTGGGAACTGATGTAGATGGTGAGGCAAGTTAGGAATTCAATCGTCGGTGAAAGGTTGTAGGGGTCGCGATGGGAATTCGAAGCAACAAAGATTTGTTGGCCGGGTTGATCTATATTTTTTTCGGTGTGGCGGCGATCTTGATCGCTCGGGATTACAACATGGGGACGGTGTTTAAAATGGGGCCGGCGTATTTTCCGACGGTGCTGAGCGTGTTCTTGATCGTGGTCGGCGCGATCTCGGTGATCCGCGCTTTCATTGTTCAAGGTACGCCGATCGGCGTGATTTCACTTAAAGGTCTAGGGTTGGTGACCGCGTCGATCGTGGTTTTTGGACTGGTCGTGCGCGGCGCGGGATTGGCGATCGCGTTGCCGCTGCTGCTTTTCATCAGCGCCGCCGGCAGCTCCAGGTTTCGCTGGCAGACGATGGCGATGATCGCCGTCGGCTTGACGGTTTTTTGCGTGCTCGTGTTCGTCAAAGGACTGGGTATACCGCTGCCGATCGTCGGTCCGTGGTTTGCCGGTTGAACGACGGGAGGATGGAGTGGAGCTGTTAAGTCATCTGTGGTTAGGGCTGCAAACTTCCGCCAGTCTTGCCAATCTTTTTTACTGCTTCGTCGGCGTGTTTCTCGGTACCGCGATCGGCGTCTTGCCCGGACTCGGTCCGACGGCGACCATTGCGATGCTTTTGCCGGTGACTTTCGTTCTGCCCCCGGTCTCGGCGCTGATCATGCTCGCCGGGATTTATTACGGTTCGCAGTACGGCGGCTCGACGACTTCGATCCTGGTGAATTTACCCGGCGAAGCGGCGTCCGTCGTCACGACTCT encodes:
- a CDS encoding tripartite tricarboxylate transporter substrate binding protein BugD, whose amino-acid sequence is MKAKILSLIIGLLLCGATQVIAQKYPDKVITIVVPFAAGGPTDTVARLMAVPMSKMLGQQLIVENTLGAGGTIGANRVAKAAPDGYTLLLHHIGMSTAPGLYRKLPYNPMTDFEHIGLINEVPMTFVAKKDFPANDLKELIAYVKANKEKINLANAGIGAASHLCGMLFMSAINTDLTTVPYNGTAPAMNDLLGGQVDLMCDQTTNTTSQIRAEKIKVYGVTTKKRLASLPNVPTMDEAGMKGFEVSVWHGLYAPKATPKPVVDALVKALQFALKDSVVKERFADLGTEPVAENRATPAALHDHLKAEIDKWTPIIKKAGAFAD
- a CDS encoding tripartite tricarboxylate transporter TctB family protein is translated as MGIRSNKDLLAGLIYIFFGVAAILIARDYNMGTVFKMGPAYFPTVLSVFLIVVGAISVIRAFIVQGTPIGVISLKGLGLVTASIVVFGLVVRGAGLAIALPLLLFISAAGSSRFRWQTMAMIAVGLTVFCVLVFVKGLGIPLPIVGPWFAG